From the genome of Nakamurella flavida:
CCGGAGGCGATGGCGATCTTGCGCTCGGCGTAGGGCAGCGGGGGGACGTCGAACAGTCGGGCGATGCCCTGCCGTTCCTCGACCTCGATGAGCAGCACGCGGCGTCCGTCGGCGGCCAGGGCCAGCGCCAGCGCGGCGGCCACCGTGGTCTTGCCGGTCCCGCCCTTGCCGGTGACCACGTGCAGCCGGGCGCGCCGGCCGGCGGTGTCCCAGCCGGGCCGGGCCTGCGGGTCGGCCACGACCGGCGAGGGGGCGGTGGTCATCGGGTCCTCTCTGACGGGCGGGGCGGGGTCGCGATGCGGGGTCATGGAGCGGGCCACGTCAGGATCAGGACGCCAGTGCCATCACGGCGATGGCCAGGGCCGGCACCGCGATGATCACCAGCGCCAACCACAGGGGGGAGAAGAGCACCACGGCGAAGACGACGGGGACGGCGAGAACGCCGACCGCGTGCGCCCGCCAGGCTCCCGGCAGGGCCGACCCCCGTCGTTCCCGGGCGGTGTCCATCCGCAGCAGCACCAGGACCAGCACCATCAGTGCCGCGACGCCTGCCGCCACCCAGTGCCACCAGTCCATCGCCCCAGGGTAGAGGCCGGGCCCGGCGGGCCGTCCCGGGCCCGCGCGGGTCGACCGGCCGACGGGACGCCGGGGTGCGGCGTCCTAGAGTTGCCCCCATGACGACTCCCGCAGGTCCGGCCGGCCCCCGCCGGTTCGAGTACTCGACCGTTCCGCTGATCACCCACGCCACCAAGGCGATCCTGGACACCTGGGGGGAGGACGGCTGGGAGCTGGTGCAGGTCGTCCCCGGCCCCAACCCCGAGCAGCTGGTGGCCTATCTGAAGCGCGAGCGCGCATGAGCGTGCAGGCCCGCCTGGACGAACTGGGCATCACGCTGCCCGCGGTCCCGGCCGCGGCCGGCAGCTACCTGCCGTTCGTCCGGACCGGCGACCTGGTCTTCACCGCCGGTCAGCTGCCGTTCGTGGACGGGGCGCTCCCGGCCACCGGGAAGGTCGGCGCCGAGGTGTCCCCGGAGGACGCCCGTACCTATGCCCAGCTCTGCGCGCTCAACCTGCTGGCCGTGATCGACGCGGCCGTCGGGGTGGACCAGGTGGTCCGGGTGGTCAAGGTCGTCGGGTTCGTGGCGTCCGCGGACGGCTTCACCGGTGCCCCCGGCGTCGTCAACGGGGCGTCCGACTTCCTGGTCGAGGTGTTCGGTGACGCCGGTCGGCATGCCCGGTCCGCGGTGGGGGTGGCCGAACTGCCGCTCGGCTCACCCGTCGAGATCGAGGCCGTCGTCCAGGTGCGCTGACGCCTGCCGCACGGTGTCCCGGTGGACCTCGCTCATCCCCGGGAGGGTCAGGCGGGGGTCCACCGGATCGGCCCCGGTCAGCACGGCGGTCAGGTAGTTCCGGTCGGCCGCCCACCGGTCCATCGGTGCGTCGCTCACCGTGCCGTGGCCCGGCACGAGCAGGGCGGCGCGCCGGACGTAGGGGTGCAGCAGGGTGAGCGCGTGCTCGTGGTCGGCGAGTGCGTGCGGCCCCTGATCGGGCAGCGGGAGTTCGACGTCGCTGAGCATGTCGCCGGCCAGCAGGACCCGCGCGTCCGGGAGCCACACCGCGGTGTGTCCCGGGGAGTGGGCCCGGTGGGTGACGAGCCGTAGTTCCGGCCCGTCCCACGGGATGCGGTCGGCATCCAGGGCACGGACGTCCCCGGCCAGCGCGACGAGCTCGGGCGGGAAGTCCGGGCCCAGCGCCACGGCCAGGCCCGGCCGGTCGCGGCGGCTGCGGTCCGCCGCCGCGGGAGACGCCCACCGGGGGGCCGACCCGAATCGCGGATGCCAGAGCACGTGGTCGTGATGGGCGTGGGTGGCGAACCCGGCCACCACCGTCAGGCGTTCCGCCTCGAGCCGGTCGGCGATGTCGGCGAGCTCGTCCGGATCCCACGAGGGGTCCACGAGCACCGCCCGGCCGGCCCAGGCGATCACCGTCGCCGTGGTCCGGTCCCGTCGGGCCGTCCGCACCAGCACCCGCAGGTCGGGCCCGGTCACCACCTCGCGCCAGCTCACGGGCGCACGGTAGGCCATCCCGAGGCGCTCGCTACGGTGGCCCCATGTCGTCGCTGCGCGTGCTGGACCCCCAGGTGGCCGTGCTGCTCGCGCCCAATCCGGGGCCGATGACCCTGGACGGCACCAACTCCTACCGGTTGGCCGCTCCGGGGACCGCGGCGGCGGTGGTGGTGGATCCCGGGCCGGACGACACCGATCACCTGCGGACGCTGGCCGCCGCCGGCCCGGTGGAACTCGTCCTCATCACCCATCGCCATGCCGACCACACGGCCGGCGCCGCGGCGTTCGCCGCGATGACCGGCGCTCCGGTCCGGGCCGTCGACCCGGTGCACTGCCTCGGTGCGTCCCCGCTGACGGCCGACGAGCGGATCGACGCCGCCGGTCTGACCATCACGGTGCTGGCCACCCCGGGTCACACCGCCGACTCGGCCTGCTTCCGGCTCCCCGGCCCCGGCTCCGGCTCGGTGCTGACGGGGGACACGATCCTGGGTCGCGGCACCACCGTCCTCGCGCCGCCGGACGGCTCGCTGGCGGACTACCTGCGCACGCTGGACCTGCTCGCGGGTCTCGGTGCCGCCCGGGTGCTGCCGGCCCACGGCCCCGAGCTGCCCGATCTCGCCGCGGTGTGCCGGGCCTACCGCCGGCACCGGGAGGAGCGGCTGGCCCAGGTGCGCGATGCGGTGACGGCGGCGTCGCTGGACCCCGGGGACCCGGCGGCGGTGGGCGTGGTGACCGACCGGGTCTACGGGGAGGTGGATCCGTCGGTGCGCGGCGCCGCCGAGTCGTCGGTCGCCGCGCAGCTGCGGTACCTGGCCGGTGGGGGACGGTGAGTCCGTCGCCCGGCGGTCTGGACGGCGTGCTTCCGCTCCTCGTCTGCCCCCACTGTCGGCTCGAGCTGAGCCGGCCGGAACCCGCTGTGCTGGCGTGTGTCTCGGGGCACCGGTTCGACGTCGCACGCCAGGGCTACGTCGCGCTGCTCGGCCCGGGGGCCCGGACCGACACCGGTGATTCGGCCGACATGGTCGCGGCGCGGGTCGACCTCCTGGGCAGCGGGGCGTACGCCCCGATCGTCGACGCCGTCGTGCAGGCCGTCCGCGGGTCGACCGGGGACGGGGGTGCCGTGGTCGAGCTGGGTGCCGGGACCGGGTACTACCTGGGCGCGTGCGTCGGGGCCGTCCCCGGTTCGACCGGGCTGGCGATCGACTCGTCCCGCTACGCCTCGCGCCGTGCGGCCGCCGTCCATCGCCGGGTCGGCGCGGTGCTGGCCGACGCGTGGTCGGCCCTGCCGGTGCGGGACTCCTGTGCCGACGTCGTGCTCAGTGTCTTCGCACCGCGGACCCCGTCGGAGATCCACCGCATCCTGACCCCGGGCGGCCGGCTGGTCTGCGTGACGCCGCGGCCGGGTCACCTGGCCGAGCTCCGGGACGTCGTCCCGCTGCTCGCCGTGGACGCGGGCAAACAGGACGCGCTCGTCGGGGCGTTCGCCGGCCTGCTCGAACCGGTCGGATCCACGCAGGTGGAGTACCGGATGGAGCTGACCGGCCCGCAGGTCGGTGCGTTGATCCGGATGGGCCCGACCGCGCGCCATCTCGACGTCGCAACGGTGGCCGCGACCTCCCGCGCAGCCCGTGCGGTGACGGTGTCCGTCACCTGCACGGTGCTGCAGCGTCCGACCCGATAGTCCTCAGCGAGCCCGGCGGGACAGCCGGTCGGCGTCGAGCAGGACCACCGACTTGCCCTCCAGGCGCAGCCAACCGCGGTGGCCGAAGTCGGCCAGGGCCTTGTTGACCGTCTCCCGCGAGGCCCCGACCAGCTGGGCCAGTTCCTCCTGGGTGAGGTCGTGGGTGACCCGCAGGTGCCCACCCTCCTGCTGGCCGAACTGACGGGCCAACTGCAACAGGGCCTTGGCGACCCGGCCGGGGACGTCGGTGAAGATCAGGTCGGCCAGGGAGTTGTTGGTCCGCCGCAGGCGACGGGCCAGCACGCGGAGCAGCTGCTCGGCGATCTCCGGGCGCTTGTTGATCCACTCCTTGAGCGCGCCACGGTCCATCGTGGCCAGGCGCACGTCGGTCACCGCCGTCGCCGAGGACGTCCGGGGCCCCGGGTCGAAGACCGAGAGCTCGCCGAACATGTCCGACGGGCCCATCACGGCCAGCAGGTTCTCCCGGCCGTCGGGCGAGTGCCGGCCCAGCTTGATCTTCCCGGAGAGGATCACGTAGAGCCGGTCACCCAGCTCGCCCTCGGCGAAGATGGAGCTGCCACGCGGGTACTCCACCGTCTCCAGTTGGGTCCCCAGAGCCATGGCGGCGTCGGGGTCGACTCCTTGGAAGATGCCGGCCCTGGCGAGGGTTTCCTCCACCTGTCCTCCTGGCGAACGCATGCAGCGGCGAATGTCGAGTGTCGCCCGTCACAAGGCGACGATGGGTCAGTCTAGGGGCCTGCGGGCGGACCGGCGGCGCGGGGCGCCACCCGGCGTCGGCCGGCGGTTCGGCGAACCGGACGACCGGGCGGTCAGCCGCGCGAGCGGCGGCGTGCGCGGGGGCGCCGACGGCGCCGGAAGGTGTCCAGTGCGCGGGACCAGCCGTACCGGATGAAGGTGTTCACCTCGTCCGGTCGCGCCTGGTCCAGGAACTCCTCGACCTCGCCCTCGCTGACCGTGGGGCTGCGCAGCCGGTTCTCCACCCGTTCCATGAGGATGGCGAAGACCATCAGCAGCAGCGGGATGAGGAGCACCAGGAAGACCGTCATGACCCGCACAGTGTCCCGCACCGGGCGGACCGTGTCGACGCAGGCGCGCGGGGCCCGGGGGTGTCGGGGGGCTGTGCGAGGGTGGTGCGGTGGTCATCGCCTCACGCATCCCGAGCACGCCCCTGGCGCGTACCCGCCGGGCCCACAGGATCGACGCGCAGCTGACGGTCGCCTTTCCCGATGCGCACTGCGAGCTGGACTTCACCACGCCGCTCGAGCTGGCCGTGGCCACCGTGCTGTCCGCGCAGTGCACCGATGTGCGGGTCAACCTGACCACCCCGGCGTTGTTCGCGCGATACCGCACGGCGGCGGACTACGCCGGCGCGCAGCGGGCCGAGCTCGAGGAGATGATCCGGCCGACGGGGTTCTTCCGGAACAAGGCATCCTCGCTCATCGGGCTCGGGCAGGCCCTGGTGGAGCGGTTCGACGGGGTGGTCCCCGGCACCCTGGGCGAGCTCGTCACCCTGCCCGGCATCGGTCGCAAGACCGCGAACGTCGTGCTGGGCAACGCCTTCGGTGTCCCCGGGATCACGGTGGACACCCACTTCCAGCGCCTCACCCAGCGGTGGGGGCTGACCGAGCAGACCGATCCGGTGAAGATCGAGCACGAGATCGGGGCCCTGCTGCGGCCGGCCACGTGGACGATGTTCTCCCACCGGGTCATCTTCCACGGGCGGCGGGTGTGCACCGCCCGCAAGCCGGCCTGCGGAGCCTGCGTCCTGGCGTCCACCTGCCCGTCGTACGGCACCGGGCCCACGGATCCGGTCGCTGCCGCTGCCCTGATCACCGGGTCGGAACGCGAGCACCTGCTGGGCCTGGTCGAGCCCGGGGACCACGGATGACCGTTCCCGCCGGGGTCGGTGACGGGGCCGGTCGGGACGGCGATCCGACGACCGGCCGGCTGCTGGTCGACCCCACCGCGCTGCCCGGCTGGCTCCGGCCGCTGGCGCAGCGGGTGGACGGCGCTGGGCTGCCACCGCTGCCCCGGGCGATGGCCCAGCGCGCGCCCGCCGACGCGCGCCGGGGTGCGGTGCTGATGCTGCTGGGCGAGGGGCCGGCCGGGCCCGATCTGCTGTTGACCGTCCGGGCCGACACGCTGCGGGCCCATCCCGGGCAGCCCGCCTTCCCCGGCGGCGGCGCCGATCCCGGGGAGGACGCGGTGGCCACCGCCCTGCGGGAGGGGGCCGAGGAGACCGGCCTGCACCCCGAGGGGGTGACCCCGGTGGCACTGTTCCCCGAGGTGTACGTGGTGCCGTCCCGTTACCGGGTACGGCCGGTGCTGGCGTACTGGCACACCCCGGGCGAGGTCGGACCGGTGGACCCCGCGGAGACGGCGCAGGTGGCCCGGGTCCCGATCGCCGATCTGGCCGATCCCGATCGGCGCGGTCAGGTCGCCCTGCGCGACGGCTTCGTCTCGCCGGCCTTCGACGTCGCCGGCACGATCGTGTGGGGGTTCACCGGCGCGCTGGTCGATCTGCTGGTGCGGGCCGGCGGTTGGGAGCGGCCCTGGGACCCCGATCGTCGGCTGCATCCCCCCGGTCTCGTCCATCCGCCCGGTCCGGTGTCCACCGCCGGATGAACCTCGACCGGGTGACGGGCGTCTGGTTCGGCATGGACGACCTCCGCATCACCGTCCCTCGCCGGCGTGACCCGGCCCGGGCCGCCGCATGAACGTCGTCGACGTCGTCGTCGTGGCGATGCTGCTCCTGGCGGCCGTCTCCGGGTTCCGGCAGGGCCTGATCACCGCGATGCTCACCCTGCTCGGCGCGGTCGGCGGCGCGGTCCTGGCCATCCGCCTGTCGCCGATGCTGATGACCAGGGTGGACGACTCGGCCGCCAAGGTCGCGATCGGCGTGGCCTGCGTCGTCGTCGGGGTGGGGGCCGGGGAGCTGATCGGGTCGGCCGTCGGCCGCCGGATCGCCCGACGCATCACCTGGCGGCCGGCCAAGGCGGTGGAACGCACCCTCGGGCTGCTCGTGCACACCGCCGCCGTGCTGGTGGTCATCTGGATGGTCGCCGTGCCCCTGGCCTCGGTGCCGTACCCCGCCGTCTCCTCGGCGATCCGTTCCTCCGAGGTCCTCGGCCGGGTCGACACGGTGATGCCCGCCCCGGTCCGCGACCTGTCCGACGGGCTCCGGACGGTGTTCGACGACTCCGGCTTCCCGGCCATCCTGGACCCGCTGGCGCCCACCCCGGACGTCACGGTGCCGGAGCCGGATCCCGCCCTGGCGGGTGACCCGGCGCTGCAGGCGGTCCAGGGTTCGGTCCTGAAGATCCGGGCCCAGTCCGATTCCTGTTCCCGCACCATGTCCGGCACCGGCTTCGTGATCGGTCCGGAGCGACTGCTCACCAATGCCCACGTGGTCGCGGGTTCGTTCCGGGCGGTGGTGGAGACCGGAGCCGGCACCGTCGACGCGAGCGTGGTGGTCTACGACCCCGAGCGTGACCTGGCCGTGCTGGCCGTGCCCGGACTGACGGCTCCGGCCCTGACCTTCGCCGACACGCCGGCGGGCAGCGGTGATGACGCCGTGGTCGCCGGCTACCCCCTCGGTGGCCCGTACACGCTCGGCGCCGCCCGGATCAGCTCCGAGTTCACGCTGCGCGGGCCGGACATCTATGCCGCGGACACCGTCCAGCGGGAGGTCTACACGGTGCGTGGGTCGGTGCGGCCCGGGAACTCCGGTGGACCGCTGCTCGACCCGGACGGCACCGTGCTCGGCGTGGTGTTCGGCGCATCGGTGGCCGAACCCGAGGTCGGGTTCGCGCTGACCGCGGCGGAGGTGGCGCCGGTGGTGGCCGCCGGACTGGTGGACGACACCGCCGCGGGGACCGGGGCCTGCACCGCCGCCTGAGGCGGCCGGGCCCGGCGGGTGCCGATCTCGTGCCGGCCCCGGTCGGTGTCCGCCGCGACCTGGGCGATCAGCTCGGTGAGGAGATCGGGTGCCTCCTCGGCCGGGAAGTGACCCACGGCCGGGACACGGGTCATCCGGTACGGCCCGAGACACCACTGACGGGCCTCGACGAGCGCGGACGCGGGGACGAACCGGTCACCGTCCCCGGTCACGTGCAGCACGGGCACGCGGATCGGTGTGGTGAGCGCCTCGCGGTGACGGAATCCGTCCGCACGCACCGGAGAGCGGGCGACCCACCGAAGGTGCTCGACCGCGCCGCGGGCGGCGCCCGGGATCTGGATCGCCCGTCTCATCCGTGCCGCGGTCTCGGTGAAATCGGCCGAGGCCCGCCAGGCCGGTCCGGCCTGCGACCGCATCAGGCGTTCCACCAGCGCGCCGTGACCGGCCTGCAGGTGGCGCTCGGGCCAGACCGGGAGCGCCGACCAGGACAGCAGCCGCCGGTAGCGATCGGTGGCCAGCGGCCAGGCGACCCGCGCCACGCTGGCCGGGTGCGGCGCGGAGATGGCCACCACCGCCCGGACCTGGGCCGAGCTGAGCACGGCGGTGTCGAATGCGGTGACGCCACCCTGACCCTGTCCGACGATGACGGCGTCCCGTTCACCCAGCGCACGGACCAGACCGGCCAGGTCGGCGGCGAGATTGCGGGCGTCGTACCCGCGGGGGGTCTTGTCGGTGTCCCCGTACCCACGGAGGTCGACCGCGACGGCGCGGAACCCCCGCTCGGCCAGGCCGGCGAGCTGGTGCCGCCAGGACCACCAGTACTGGGCGAAACCGTGCACGAGCAGCACCAGGGGGCCGGAACCGGCCTCGGCGAGGTGGAACCGGATGCCGTTGGCGCTCACGTCCCGGTGGGTCCACGGGCCGGCCTCGCGGACGGAGGAGGGCGGCACCGGCGTCATCGCGCGTCCGGCGTGAGCCACATCGGGGGGCCGGTCGGTACCCGGGTCAGCGCCGCGGGAGGGTGGTGGGCTGGACGGCGCCCTGGGTCGCCGTCTCCGGGGTGTGGGTGGCGGCGTACTTCAGGGTGGACGCGGTCTCCGTCAGCGAGGCGATGGTCTGCTCGGGCTTCTTGATCTGCTTGACCTTGCGCCAGCCGAGGAACGCCAGGGCACCGGCCGCCAGCACCATCACGATGAACACGATGGCGAAGGCCAGCGATCGGGGCAGCCAGATGGCGAGGATCTCGCCGATCATGAAGAAGAAGAAGAAGAGGGAGAACACCCCGATGGCGGCGGCGAGTCCGAAGAAGATGCCGCCGCGCACCCCGCTCTTGACGCTGGCGGTGACCTCCATCTTGGCCAGCTCGATCTCCGAGCGGACCAGGGTGGACATGTGCTCGGTGGCCTGCTTGACCAGCGAGCCCATCGAGGCGGAACGATCCACGTCCGGCTCGGTGACCAGCGGGATCGCGGCGTTCGCCGCCCCGGGCACGGTCAACCGGTTCGTCTGGTGGGGGGTCCCGGACATCGCCACGGCGGGCTCCTCGATCGCTTCGTCACAACGGTGATGGCGCGACCGGGGCACCGCATCGTCCCGGCCGGCCGCAGGTCTGGGGGTCATCGTGCCACGCCGACCGGGTCCCGACCGCCCCCAGGGGGCCGCGTCGGGATCCGGTCGGCCGGTGTCGTCAGTCCGCCGAGCCGCCACCCAGCCCGGAGGTGATCATGTTCATCACCGCGGAGTCCTGCAGGGTGGTGACATCGCCGAGTTCGCGGTTCTCGGCCACGTCCCGCAGCAGGCGTCGCATGATCTTGCCCGACCGGGTCTTGGGCAGTTCGGCGACGACCATGATCTGCCGGGGTCGGGCGATCGGCCCGATCTGCTTCGCCACGTGGGCACGGAGCTCGTCGATCAGGGCCTTGGCCGCGGAGCCGTCGTCGCCGTCCCGCTCGGCGGCGTCCTCGGCGGCCTGCACGGCCGCGCCGCGCAGGATCACGAACGCCACGATCCCCTGGCCGGTCATCGGGTCCGATGCCCCGACGACCGCCGCTTCGGCGACCGAGGGGTGGGCGACCAGGGCCGACTCCACCTCGGTGGTGGAGATGCGGTGACCGGAGATGTTCATGACGTCGTCGACGCGGCCGAGCAGCCACAGGGCGCCGTCCGTGTCGTACTTGGCGCCGTCACCGGCGAAGTAATAGCCCTGGGCGGCGAAGCGCGACCAGTAGGTGTCCACGTAGCGCTCGTCATCGCCCCAGATGGTGCGGAGCATGGCCGGCCACGGCTTGTCGACGACGAGGTACCCGCCCTCCCCGTCGCCGACGGGCACGCCCTCGTCGTTCACGACGACGGCGCTGATGCCCGGCAGCGGGCGCATGGCCGACCCGGGTTTGGTCGCGGTGACCCCGGGCAGCGGGGAGATCATGATCGCGCCGGTCTCGGTCTGCCACCAGGTGTCGACGATGGGGCAGCGGTCGTGACCGATGGTCTGCCGGTACCACATCCAGGCCTCGGGGTTGATGGGTTCACCGACGCTGCCCAGCACCCGCAGCGAGCTCAGGTCGTAGCGTTCCGGGATCTCCGCGCCCCACTTCATGAACGTCCGGATCAGGGTGGGCGCGGTGTAGTAGATCGACACCTCGTACTTGTCGACGATCTCCCAGTGCCGGCCCTCGTGCGGGGTGTTCGGGGTGCCCTCGTAGATGACCTGGGTGACCCGGTTGGCCAGGGGCCCGTAGACGATGTAGCTGTGCCCGGTGACCCAGCCGATGTCGGCGGTGCACCAGTAGACGTCCTGGCCGGGCTTGTGGTCGAAGACGACGCGGTGGGTGTACGCGGCCTGGGTGAGGTACCCGCCGGAGGTGTGCAGGATGCCCTTGGGCTTCCCGGTGGTGCCCGAGGTGTAGAGGATGAACAGGGGCTGCTCGGCCGGGAACGGCTGCGCCTCGTGCCGGTCGGACTGGGTGTCGACGAGCTCGTGCCACCACACGTCCTTGTCGGTCCAGGCGACGTCGATGCCGGTGCGTCGCACCACGAGCACGTGTTCGACGGGGGAGTCCGGTGCCGCGACGGCCTCGTCGACGGCGGCCTTGAGCGACACGGCCCGGCCGCGGCGGAACTGTCCGTCGCTGGTGATCACCAGGCGGGCCTGGGCATCCCCGATGCGCGAGCGCAGCGCCTCGGCGGAGAAGCCGCCGAAGATCACCGAGTGGGCCGCGCCCAGCCGTGCGCAGGCCAGCATCGCGACGATGGCCTCCGGGATCATCGGCAGGTAGATCGCCACCCGATCGCCGGCCTGCACGCCCAGGGAGGTGAGCGCGTTCGCCGCCCGGGACACCTCGACGAGCAGGTCGGCGTAGGTCACCGAGCGGGAGTCGCCGGGCTCGCCCTCGAAGTGGAAGGCGACGGTGTCCCCGTACCCGTCGCGCACGTGCCGGTCGACGCAGTTCTCGGCCACGTTCAGGGTGCCGTCGGCGAACCAGCGGGCGTGCGGCTTCTCCGACCAGTCCAGCACCTGCGTGAACGGGGTGGCCCAGTTCAGGTGCCGGGCCTGCTCGGCCCAGAACGCCTCCGGGTCGTCGGCCGCGCGCTGGTAGGCCTCCTCACCGAGGTTGGCCTGGGCGGCGAACTCCGCCGAGGGGGGGAAGGTGCGGTCCTCCACCGACAGGTTGTCCAGCGCGGACCCGGGCCGCCCGCCCTCGGCGCCGTGCGGTCCCCCGGTGGTTCCGGACGGGGTGGCGGGCGTCGGGATGTCGCTCACGGTTGCTCCTTCTCGGCGTCGAGTGCGCCCACCATCGTCTTCGCCGGGTGCGTGCGGGACGCGCCGCAGTGTCCGGTGGTGGGTTGCCGCGACGGTATCCCCGCCGTCCGGGCCGCGCCACAGTGCCCCGACCCGACCCTGGTGGGGAGCACGAGTATCCCTGCACAGCAACATTTCTCGGTGGGGAACCGCCCGGGCGGCTAGGGTGCCACGGTGACTGCTGCGTGGCCCGACCTGCTCGCCCTGCCCGACGTGCGGGCCGCCGCCGAGCAGGCGGAGACGACGGTGGCGGCGATCTACCGGCACCCGGCCAACCTGCGTGGGTGGCCCCGGACCGCGGCCGCGGCGTCCGTGCGGGCCGCGCGGGCCTCCGCCCTGCTGGACGGCGGTCCCGGCCGGATGGACGACGAGGTCGCCGTCGTGCAGGACCCGGTGTTGGCCGGCGCGCTGCGGGTGGCGGCCGAACTCGCCGCGCTGGTACCGGTCTGGCGCCGGGCGCCCCTGCAGGCGCTCGCCCGGCTGCACACCCTGGCCGCCGCCGACCTGGTGACGGAGGGGGAACTGGGGCGACCCCGGGAGGACGCGGGCCCCCGGGCCCGATTGGTCCGGGTGGGGCGGTTGGTCCTCGATCCGCCCTGGCCGTCGGCGGTGACGGTGGCTGTCGTGCACGCCGAACTGCTGGCCGTCAGCCCCTTCGTCGGCGCCAACGGTGTGCTGGCCCGGGCCGCCGCCCGACTCACCGCGATGACGGCGGGGTTGGACCCCCGCGGCCTCGGCGTGCCCGAGGCGGGTTTCCTCGCCGCGGGACCGGGCTACGACGCCGCCCTGGAGGCCTACCGGATCGGTGCGCCGGACGGCGTGCGGGAGTGGGTGCTGCTCTGCTGCCGGGCTCAGCTCCAGGGGGCGCGGGAGGCCCGTTCGGTGGCCGACACGCTGGCCTGACCGTCCCCACCGGGGTGAACCTCGCCCTCGGCGGCCGATCCGGAC
Proteins encoded in this window:
- a CDS encoding oxidoreductase; its protein translation is MTAAWPDLLALPDVRAAAEQAETTVAAIYRHPANLRGWPRTAAAASVRAARASALLDGGPGRMDDEVAVVQDPVLAGALRVAAELAALVPVWRRAPLQALARLHTLAAADLVTEGELGRPREDAGPRARLVRVGRLVLDPPWPSAVTVAVVHAELLAVSPFVGANGVLARAAARLTAMTAGLDPRGLGVPEAGFLAAGPGYDAALEAYRIGAPDGVREWVLLCCRAQLQGAREARSVADTLA